AAGACTTTTCTAAACACACTAAAATAGAGATTGAAGATAACGTTGAAGCACTAACTAGACTATCAAAAAACGATCAACTACATGTCTTTAGGATCGTTCAAGAACTGATTAACAACTCCATTAGACATGGTAAGGCTAACGAGTTAGTGGTTTACATGGAGCAAAATGAGACCGATTTTGTAATACGCTATCAAGACAATGGACAAGGGTTTGATGTTAAAAAAATACACGAAAAATCAGGAATAGGCCTTCAAAATATAAAAAGTAGAGTTAAGATTTTAAAAGGGATACTAAAAATAGAAAGCACACCCAATAACGGAAGTCAATTTATTATACGTTGTAGTTATGAAAGATAAAATAAAAATTGCATTAGCAGATGACGAACTTTTATTTAGACAAGGTCTAAAAGCTATTTTAGAAACTAATGAAGCTATAGATGTCCTTTTTGATGTTGAAAATGGAGAGTACTTAATACAAGAATTAAGAACCGCTAAAACTTTACCTGAAATAGTAATTACCGACCTTAAAATGCCCGAACTTAACGGTGTTGAAGTAACTAAACTTATTAAAAAAGAGTTTCCCGATATTAAAGTTATTGCGTTGACTAGCTATTTTAGCAAACCCTTTATTTTAAATATGATATCTATAGGCGCTGTCGCTTATTTAGCAAAAAATAGCACACCCGCCTTAATGATTAAAACCATAGAAGAAGTGGCAGCTAAA
This portion of the Olleya sp. Bg11-27 genome encodes:
- a CDS encoding response regulator transcription factor, whose translation is MKDKIKIALADDELLFRQGLKAILETNEAIDVLFDVENGEYLIQELRTAKTLPEIVITDLKMPELNGVEVTKLIKKEFPDIKVIALTSYFSKPFILNMISIGAVAYLAKNSTPALMIKTIEEVAAKGFHYDTQVMQYIHESIVNPADKKVKSSFDTNYFTKREIEILELICQQLTTGDIAETLFISPRTVEGHRNNLLLKTESKNVAGLVIYALKNKLVSLDNDTF